The following coding sequences are from one Lipingzhangella halophila window:
- a CDS encoding MarR family winged helix-turn-helix transcriptional regulator, which produces MADNSGDTRETSTAAAEISDDDLITAWGLFHEALNATDPLLLRGIDPSGDDMSGPWFEVLIRLLRSPDHRLPMSRLAREVSLSSGGFTKLADRLASKGYLTRQACPEDRRVVYAALTPAGLELAEHARTRHVALLREYVLGVLGVDGVERLATIARELRDSSGQSEDAEPVDAG; this is translated from the coding sequence ATGGCCGACAATTCGGGCGACACACGGGAGACGAGCACGGCTGCCGCGGAGATCAGTGACGACGACCTGATCACGGCGTGGGGGCTGTTCCACGAGGCACTGAACGCCACCGACCCATTGCTGCTGCGCGGGATCGACCCCAGTGGTGACGACATGTCCGGCCCGTGGTTCGAGGTGCTGATCCGGTTGCTTCGCTCTCCCGACCACCGGCTGCCAATGAGCCGGCTCGCGCGTGAGGTCAGCCTGAGCAGCGGCGGGTTCACCAAGCTCGCCGACCGATTGGCGAGCAAGGGATACCTCACGCGGCAGGCGTGCCCGGAGGACCGCCGCGTGGTCTACGCGGCGCTCACTCCCGCGGGCCTGGAGCTCGCCGAGCATGCCCGCACCCGGCACGTCGCCCTGCTCCGCGAGTACGTGCTCGGTGTGCTCGGCGTCGACGGGGTGGAGAGGCTCGCCACCATCGCCCGCGAGCTCCGCGATTCCTCGGGCCAGAGCGAGGACGCCGAACCAGTCGACGCGGGCTGA
- a CDS encoding aminotransferase family protein encodes MNTISQGPKFVVSRAEGAWIWDDNGDRYLDGTASLWYCNVGHGRTEIADAVHRQLSTLDAYAVYGDFANEPALQLSERLAAHAPVADPRVILTCGGGESIETAAKLARRYWAAQGQPERGHLISRTGGYHGLHGFGTSMIGMDRFRSGFGQIVKDASVVPHDSLEALEEEILRVGPERVAAFFAEPVIGAGGVYAPAPGYFEGVAELCQRYGILFVVDSVICGFARMGNWFGIERFGVRPDMIVFAKGVTSGYLPLGGVIVSGEVAEPFWNRPGNPFIHGTTYAGHPTCAAAAMANLDILEREDLFTVSLEIETQLDAAVRTLADHPLVAEVRSGVGVMAAVELTTEALEGRGITTAEVFTEARARGVVLRAVPHSLLISPPLIVTWEQIDHLVSTLRSALDAVDQRH; translated from the coding sequence ATGAACACCATCTCCCAAGGCCCGAAGTTCGTGGTGTCCCGGGCCGAGGGAGCCTGGATCTGGGATGACAACGGCGACCGGTACCTCGATGGCACCGCGAGCCTGTGGTACTGCAATGTCGGTCACGGCCGGACCGAAATCGCTGACGCCGTGCACCGGCAGCTCAGCACCCTGGACGCGTACGCGGTCTACGGCGACTTCGCCAACGAGCCCGCGCTGCAGCTCAGCGAGCGGCTGGCGGCCCACGCGCCGGTCGCTGACCCGCGGGTCATCCTCACCTGCGGGGGCGGCGAGTCCATCGAGACCGCGGCCAAGCTCGCCCGCCGGTACTGGGCGGCCCAGGGCCAGCCGGAGCGGGGGCACCTGATCAGCCGCACCGGTGGGTACCACGGCCTGCACGGTTTCGGCACCAGCATGATCGGCATGGACCGGTTCCGCAGCGGTTTCGGGCAGATCGTCAAGGACGCGTCGGTGGTGCCGCACGACTCCCTTGAGGCGCTTGAGGAGGAGATCCTGCGGGTCGGACCGGAGCGTGTCGCCGCGTTCTTCGCCGAGCCGGTCATCGGGGCCGGCGGGGTCTACGCCCCCGCTCCGGGCTACTTCGAGGGTGTGGCGGAGCTGTGCCAGAGGTACGGCATCCTGTTTGTTGTCGACAGCGTTATCTGCGGCTTCGCCCGCATGGGTAACTGGTTCGGGATCGAGCGCTTTGGCGTGCGGCCCGACATGATCGTCTTCGCCAAGGGGGTCACCAGCGGGTATCTCCCGCTCGGCGGGGTCATCGTGAGCGGGGAGGTCGCCGAGCCCTTCTGGAACCGGCCCGGGAACCCCTTCATCCACGGGACCACCTACGCCGGGCACCCGACCTGCGCCGCGGCGGCCATGGCCAACCTGGACATCCTGGAACGCGAGGACCTGTTCACCGTCTCGCTGGAGATCGAGACCCAGCTCGACGCCGCTGTGCGTACCCTGGCCGACCACCCGCTGGTCGCCGAGGTCCGATCCGGGGTTGGTGTGATGGCCGCTGTGGAACTCACCACGGAGGCACTGGAGGGACGCGGTATCACCACCGCGGAGGTCTTCACCGAGGCGCGGGCGCGCGGCGTTGTGCTACGCGCGGTCCCGCACTCGCTGCTGATCTCGCCGCCGCTGATTGTCACCTGGGAGCAGATCGACCACCTGGTCTCCACGCTGCGCTCCGCGCTCGACGCGGTCGACCAGCGGCACTAG
- the argJ gene encoding bifunctional glutamate N-acetyltransferase/amino-acid acetyltransferase ArgJ has product MSVTAPLGFRAAGVNAGLKPNGARDVAAVINDGPSRSAAAVFTRNRVKAAPVLWSEQVAKGGQVRAIILNSGGANACTGAPGFQDTHTTAERAGAALDDSPGEVLVCSTGLIGERLAMPELLAGVDNAVAAAARDGGLDAADAIRTTDSVAKIAFRRSTAGSGYTVGAMAKGAGMLAPSLATMLSVVTTDAELTPEQCDRALRAATGRTFDRVDADGCLSTNDTVALMSSGASGTAPDEEEFTALLTEVCGDLARQLIADAEGASKSIAIEVVGAASEDDAVTAARAVARSALFKCAIYGQDPNWGRVLAAVGTTDATFQPDELNVAINGVWVCRRGALGDDRSKADLGAREVTVTVDLSAGSAAATVWTTDLTVEYVHENSAYSS; this is encoded by the coding sequence GTGAGTGTCACCGCACCGCTCGGATTCCGGGCCGCCGGCGTGAACGCCGGCCTCAAACCCAACGGCGCCCGCGACGTCGCCGCCGTCATCAACGACGGCCCGTCGCGCTCCGCCGCCGCCGTGTTCACCCGCAACCGCGTCAAGGCCGCACCCGTGCTCTGGTCGGAGCAGGTGGCCAAAGGAGGGCAGGTCCGCGCGATCATCCTGAACTCCGGTGGCGCCAACGCCTGCACCGGCGCCCCGGGATTCCAGGACACGCACACCACCGCCGAACGGGCGGGGGCGGCACTGGACGACTCCCCGGGCGAGGTTCTTGTCTGCTCCACCGGACTCATCGGCGAACGCCTGGCCATGCCGGAGCTGCTGGCCGGCGTCGACAACGCCGTGGCCGCGGCCGCCCGCGACGGCGGGCTCGACGCGGCCGACGCCATCCGCACCACGGACTCGGTCGCCAAGATCGCCTTCCGGCGTAGTACCGCCGGCTCCGGCTACACGGTCGGCGCCATGGCCAAGGGCGCCGGGATGCTCGCGCCCTCGCTGGCCACCATGCTGTCGGTCGTCACCACCGACGCCGAGCTGACCCCGGAGCAATGCGACCGCGCGCTGCGCGCGGCGACCGGTCGCACGTTCGACCGCGTCGATGCCGACGGTTGCCTGTCCACCAACGACACGGTCGCCCTGATGTCCAGCGGTGCCTCGGGAACCGCTCCTGACGAGGAGGAGTTCACCGCACTGCTCACCGAGGTCTGCGGGGACCTCGCGCGCCAGCTCATCGCCGACGCTGAAGGCGCCTCGAAGTCGATCGCGATCGAGGTGGTCGGGGCGGCCAGCGAGGACGATGCTGTCACGGCGGCACGGGCAGTCGCCCGGAGCGCCCTGTTCAAGTGCGCCATCTACGGGCAGGATCCGAACTGGGGCAGGGTACTGGCGGCCGTCGGTACCACCGACGCCACGTTCCAGCCCGACGAGCTCAACGTGGCCATCAACGGGGTATGGGTCTGCCGGCGCGGCGCGCTCGGTGACGACCGCTCCAAGGCCGACCTGGGAGCGCGTGAGGTGACCGTCACCGTCGACCTCTCCGCGGGAAGCGCGGCCGCCACCGTGTGGACCACCGACCTGACCGTCGAGTACGTCCACGAGAATTCGGCCTACAGCTCATGA
- the argB gene encoding acetylglutamate kinase, whose translation MRLSDAESKANALIEALPWLSRFHGKTVVVKYGGNAMTDPALQSRFAENIVFLRYAGLRPVVVHGGGPQITDHLERLGVRSTFAGGLRVTTSETMDVVRMVLVGQINREIVGLINAHGPFAVGISGEDAHLLTAERKSAMVDGAPVDIGLVGEVVEVQPGLVRTLLDDGRVPVISGIGRSEEGVYNVNADTAAAALAIALDAGKLIMLTDVEGLYSDYPTCEELVSMLTASELEEMLPNLSSGMAPKMEACLRAVRGGVPQAHILDGRTPNSMLLEVFTNEGIGTMVVAEAEEPTEPVDIYEGEDT comes from the coding sequence ATGCGCCTGAGCGACGCGGAGAGCAAGGCCAACGCACTTATCGAGGCGCTGCCGTGGCTGAGCCGCTTCCACGGCAAGACAGTCGTGGTCAAGTACGGCGGCAACGCCATGACCGACCCCGCGCTCCAGTCCCGGTTCGCCGAGAACATCGTGTTCCTGCGCTACGCCGGGCTGCGCCCCGTTGTCGTACACGGCGGCGGTCCCCAGATCACCGACCACCTCGAACGGCTCGGTGTGCGGAGCACCTTCGCCGGCGGGCTGCGCGTCACCACCTCCGAGACGATGGATGTCGTGCGCATGGTCCTGGTGGGCCAGATCAACCGGGAGATCGTCGGGCTGATCAACGCCCACGGCCCGTTCGCCGTCGGCATCTCGGGTGAGGACGCCCACCTGCTCACCGCCGAACGCAAGTCCGCCATGGTCGACGGCGCGCCCGTGGACATCGGCCTCGTTGGTGAGGTCGTCGAGGTGCAGCCGGGACTGGTGCGCACACTGCTCGACGATGGCCGGGTGCCCGTCATCTCCGGAATCGGCCGGTCCGAGGAGGGCGTGTACAACGTCAACGCCGACACCGCGGCGGCGGCGCTCGCGATCGCGCTGGACGCGGGCAAGCTCATCATGCTGACCGACGTCGAAGGGCTCTACTCCGACTACCCGACCTGCGAGGAGCTGGTCAGCATGCTCACCGCCAGCGAGCTGGAGGAGATGCTGCCCAACCTGTCCTCGGGCATGGCGCCGAAGATGGAGGCGTGCCTGCGCGCGGTGCGCGGCGGGGTTCCCCAGGCGCACATCCTCGACGGACGCACTCCCAACTCCATGCTTCTCGAGGTGTTCACCAACGAGGGGATCGGCACGATGGTGGTCGCCGAGGCCGAGGAGCCCACCGAACCCGTCGACATCTACGAGGGCGAGGACACATGA
- a CDS encoding acetylornithine transaminase has protein sequence MTSRELQARFDAALMPNYGTPPIALTHGEGRRVWDADGRRYLDLLAGIAVSSLGHGHPALVKAVADQAASLAHTSNLYVHERAVRLAERLIGLVRAGAAGGTGDVRVFFANSGSEANEAALKLVKRAAGAGRRTIVSTDGGFHGRTSGALALTGKPAIRDPFGPFGLDVRFVAHGDAAALRDAVDDSCAAVFVEPVQGEAGILPADPGYLAEVREICDATGAAFVLDEIQSGVGRTGHWFAHQADGVLPDVLTLAKGLGGGLPIGACVGLGRYATAFAKGDHGSTFGGNPVACAAALAVLDTIEADGLLAAAAELGDLLASEITAAGHPLVTEVRGAGLWRGIQLSAPAAATVQTRAAEHGFLVNAVTADVVRVAPPLTITREEILEFTGALPRILDRAAGEETPA, from the coding sequence ATGACGTCTCGCGAGCTGCAAGCGCGGTTCGACGCCGCCCTCATGCCCAACTACGGCACACCGCCCATCGCGCTCACGCACGGCGAGGGACGCCGCGTGTGGGACGCGGACGGCCGCCGGTACCTGGACCTGCTCGCCGGCATCGCCGTCTCCTCGCTCGGACACGGCCACCCCGCCCTGGTGAAGGCGGTCGCCGACCAGGCGGCCTCGCTCGCCCACACCAGCAACCTGTACGTGCACGAGCGCGCCGTGCGGCTCGCCGAACGGCTCATCGGCCTGGTCCGCGCGGGCGCGGCGGGTGGCACCGGTGACGTCCGGGTGTTCTTCGCCAACTCCGGCTCCGAGGCCAACGAGGCCGCGCTGAAACTGGTCAAGCGTGCCGCGGGGGCGGGCCGCCGCACCATCGTCAGTACCGACGGCGGGTTCCACGGCCGCACCTCGGGGGCGCTCGCGCTCACCGGAAAGCCGGCCATCCGCGACCCGTTCGGCCCCTTCGGCCTGGACGTCCGCTTCGTTGCGCACGGGGACGCGGCGGCGCTGCGCGACGCCGTCGACGACTCCTGCGCCGCCGTCTTCGTCGAGCCCGTCCAGGGCGAGGCCGGAATCCTGCCCGCCGACCCCGGCTACCTGGCCGAGGTCCGCGAGATCTGCGACGCCACGGGTGCCGCGTTCGTCCTCGACGAGATCCAGAGCGGTGTCGGGCGCACCGGCCACTGGTTCGCGCACCAGGCCGACGGGGTCCTTCCCGACGTCCTCACCCTGGCCAAAGGGCTGGGCGGCGGGCTTCCCATCGGCGCGTGCGTGGGACTCGGCCGGTACGCGACCGCGTTCGCCAAGGGGGACCACGGCTCCACCTTCGGTGGCAACCCGGTGGCCTGTGCGGCGGCGCTGGCCGTGCTGGACACCATCGAGGCCGATGGCCTGCTCGCCGCCGCGGCCGAACTCGGCGACCTGCTGGCGAGCGAGATCACCGCCGCGGGCCACCCGCTGGTCACCGAGGTGCGCGGCGCGGGACTGTGGCGCGGTATCCAGCTGTCCGCGCCGGCCGCCGCGACCGTCCAGACCCGCGCCGCGGAGCACGGCTTCCTGGTCAACGCGGTCACCGCTGACGTCGTCCGCGTCGCCCCGCCGTTGACCATCACGCGCGAGGAGATCCTGGAGTTCACCGGCGCGCTGCCGCGGATTCTCGACCGGGCCGCAGGAGAGGAGACCCCCGCATGA
- the argC gene encoding N-acetyl-gamma-glutamyl-phosphate reductase: MGYTAAVAGASGYAGGELLRILLAHPSIEIGTLTAGGNAGSRLGEHQPHLLPLADRVLAETTADALAGHDIVFLALPHGQSGPIAEQLGENVLVVDCGADFRLTDPAAWEQFYGSPHAGTWPYGLPELPGAREALTGTRRVAVPGCHVTAATLAMFPGLAAGLVHPEAVVVAVTGTSGAGKAPKPHLLGSEVMGSAAPYGVGGGHRHNPEIVQNLSGAAGEPVTVNFTPVLAPMPRGILTTCSAPIRSGITTEQVRDAYQRRISDEPFVRLLPEGTWPTTAMTLGANATLLQVTVDEAAGRLVAIAALDNLTKGTAGGAVQSANIALGLSETAGLPVAGVAP, encoded by the coding sequence ATGGGATACACCGCGGCGGTCGCCGGTGCTAGCGGTTACGCGGGCGGTGAGCTGCTGCGCATCCTGCTCGCGCACCCCAGCATCGAGATCGGGACGCTCACCGCGGGCGGCAACGCCGGTAGCCGCCTGGGCGAGCACCAGCCGCACCTGCTTCCGCTGGCCGACCGGGTTCTGGCCGAGACCACCGCGGACGCCCTCGCGGGCCACGACATTGTCTTCCTCGCCCTCCCGCACGGCCAGTCCGGGCCGATCGCCGAACAGCTCGGCGAGAACGTGCTCGTCGTGGACTGCGGCGCCGACTTCCGGCTCACCGACCCCGCCGCATGGGAACAGTTCTACGGCTCCCCGCACGCGGGTACCTGGCCCTACGGGCTGCCCGAGTTGCCCGGCGCGCGCGAGGCGCTCACCGGCACTCGCCGCGTCGCCGTGCCCGGCTGCCACGTCACCGCGGCCACACTCGCGATGTTCCCGGGGCTTGCCGCCGGGCTGGTGCACCCCGAGGCGGTCGTCGTCGCGGTTACCGGCACCTCCGGTGCCGGTAAGGCGCCCAAGCCGCACCTGCTCGGCAGCGAGGTCATGGGCTCGGCCGCCCCGTACGGCGTTGGGGGCGGCCACCGGCACAACCCCGAGATCGTCCAGAACCTCTCCGGGGCCGCCGGGGAACCCGTCACGGTCAACTTCACCCCCGTGCTGGCACCCATGCCTCGGGGAATCCTCACGACCTGCTCTGCTCCCATCCGGTCGGGGATAACGACCGAGCAGGTCAGAGACGCGTACCAGCGACGAATCAGCGACGAGCCGTTCGTCCGGCTGCTCCCCGAGGGCACCTGGCCGACCACCGCCATGACCCTGGGCGCCAACGCAACACTGCTCCAGGTCACGGTGGACGAGGCCGCCGGCCGGCTCGTCGCGATAGCCGCGCTCGACAACCTGACCAAGGGCACCGCCGGCGGCGCCGTGCAGAGCGCGAACATCGCGCTCGGCCTGAGCGAGACCGCAGGGCTGCCCGTGGCGGGCGTCGCGCCGTAA
- a CDS encoding NAD(P)/FAD-dependent oxidoreductase, producing MRSVPRSAEFRNGGISFWFRELGCPERRAALLDTVDYDVCIVGGGYTGLWTAYYLQRADPGLRIALLESEFCGFGASGRNGGWLSAEFAGSRERYAQLHSKGAAIALQRALMNSVDEVIDTAGDEGIDADIVKGGMRLVATNPAQRSRLHAEVGYRQEWGFWPEDLHLLEHTDASRLHVDGTIAAAHSPHAARVQPAKLAVGLANVVEGLGVHLFEGSAVTEIRPGDGNARPAAVTEHGVVRADHVIRATEGYPVHPRGQGQEWQPARSSMIVTEPLTDDMWRHIGWEGREVLGDAAHAFVYAQRTADGRIAIGGSDAPFRTGPARDDNGATEPQTIAELWRGLARLFPIAAEVPIVHAWSGAVGVARDRCPSVDLDRDTGLGWAGGYAGSGVTAANLAGRTLRDLVLGHGTELTRLPWVGHQARAWRREPWRRIGPQLVNGLYRTADRRESRRVTRTSRFAGLAARMAGREPHEPGPGGNAPGSPDRPGAIGEASGAAGPE from the coding sequence ATGCGTTCCGTCCCCAGATCAGCGGAGTTCCGCAACGGAGGAATCTCCTTCTGGTTCCGCGAGCTCGGGTGTCCCGAGCGCCGGGCCGCTCTGCTCGACACCGTCGACTACGACGTCTGCATTGTGGGCGGTGGATATACCGGACTGTGGACCGCCTATTACCTGCAGCGGGCCGATCCCGGGCTGCGGATAGCGCTGCTGGAAAGCGAGTTCTGCGGGTTCGGTGCCTCGGGGCGGAACGGCGGCTGGCTCTCCGCCGAGTTCGCCGGCTCACGTGAGCGCTACGCGCAACTGCACAGCAAAGGGGCGGCCATCGCGTTGCAACGCGCGTTGATGAACTCGGTTGACGAGGTCATCGACACCGCGGGCGACGAAGGGATCGACGCCGACATCGTCAAGGGCGGAATGCGGCTGGTCGCCACCAATCCGGCGCAGCGGAGCCGGCTGCACGCCGAGGTCGGCTATCGGCAGGAGTGGGGGTTCTGGCCCGAGGATCTGCACCTGCTGGAGCACACCGATGCCTCCCGGCTGCACGTCGACGGTACGATCGCGGCCGCGCACAGCCCGCACGCCGCCCGTGTCCAGCCGGCCAAGCTCGCCGTCGGGTTGGCGAACGTGGTCGAAGGGCTGGGCGTGCACCTCTTCGAGGGCAGTGCTGTCACCGAGATCCGCCCGGGCGACGGAAACGCCCGGCCGGCAGCGGTGACCGAGCACGGTGTGGTCCGCGCGGACCACGTTATCCGCGCCACGGAAGGGTACCCGGTGCACCCGCGCGGCCAGGGACAAGAGTGGCAGCCCGCGCGCAGCTCCATGATCGTCACGGAGCCGCTCACGGACGACATGTGGCGACACATCGGCTGGGAGGGGCGCGAGGTCCTTGGCGACGCCGCGCACGCCTTCGTATACGCGCAGCGCACCGCCGACGGCCGGATCGCGATCGGCGGGAGCGACGCTCCCTTCCGGACCGGTCCGGCCCGGGACGACAACGGCGCCACCGAGCCGCAGACCATCGCCGAGTTATGGCGCGGGCTGGCACGGTTGTTTCCGATCGCCGCCGAGGTTCCGATCGTCCATGCGTGGTCCGGTGCGGTCGGAGTGGCGCGCGACCGGTGCCCCAGCGTTGACCTGGACCGCGACACCGGCCTGGGCTGGGCGGGCGGATACGCTGGCAGTGGCGTCACCGCCGCGAACCTCGCCGGGCGGACCCTGCGCGACCTCGTGCTCGGCCACGGCACCGAGCTGACGCGCCTGCCGTGGGTGGGCCACCAGGCCCGCGCCTGGCGGCGTGAACCGTGGCGGCGGATCGGACCGCAGCTCGTCAACGGGCTCTACCGCACGGCCGACCGCCGCGAGTCCCGCCGGGTGACGCGGACCTCCCGGTTCGCCGGGCTCGCCGCCCGGATGGCCGGCCGGGAACCGCACGAGCCGGGCCCGGGGGGAAATGCTCCGGGCAGCCCCGACCGTCCGGGGGCTATCGGGGAGGCGTCCGGGGCGGCCGGACCAGAATGA